The Candidatus Woesearchaeota archaeon genome includes a window with the following:
- a CDS encoding DUF5652 family protein, producing the protein MLNFLLPFLLLDLVLRGFALYFSAREEPKPCWFIALLIFNTLGILPGIYLILRHNKSTNFEKPIKKVRRKLK; encoded by the coding sequence ATGTTGAATTTTTTATTGCCATTCTTATTACTGGACCTGGTATTGCGAGGCTTTGCCCTATACTTTTCAGCACGAGAAGAGCCTAAACCTTGTTGGTTTATAGCGTTGCTAATTTTCAATACACTGGGAATACTGCCGGGTATTTATCTTATTTTGAGGCATAACAAATCAACAAATTTTGAGAAACCTATAAAAAAGGTGAGGAGGAAGCTAAAATGA